The following are from one region of the Pseudomonas putida genome:
- a CDS encoding ABC transporter permease, with translation MALSPLNRRRFERFKANRRGWWSLWLFLILFGLSLGAELIANDKPIAVRYDGEWYFPAFKRYPETTFGGEFPLEANYKSPYIRELLEKKDSFVLWAPIPFSYQSINYDLRVPAPAPPSADNWLGTDDQGRDVLARVIYGFRISVLFALTLTVLSSIVGVIAGALQGFYGGWVDLAGQRFLEVWSGLPVLYLLIILASFVQPNFWWLLGIMLLFSWMSLVDVVRAEFLRGRNLEYVRAARALGMRNGAIMYRHILPNAMISTMTFMPFILTGAIGTLTALDFLGFGLPPGAPSLGELVAQGKSNLQAPWLGISAFAVLALMLSLLVFIGESARDAFDPRK, from the coding sequence ATGGCCTTGTCCCCCCTCAACCGCCGGCGCTTCGAGCGCTTCAAGGCCAACCGCCGTGGCTGGTGGTCACTGTGGCTGTTCCTGATTCTGTTCGGCCTGAGCCTGGGCGCCGAGCTGATCGCCAACGACAAGCCGATTGCCGTGCGCTATGACGGCGAATGGTACTTCCCGGCGTTCAAACGCTACCCGGAAACCACCTTCGGCGGCGAATTCCCGCTGGAAGCCAACTACAAAAGCCCGTACATCCGCGAGCTGCTGGAGAAGAAAGACAGCTTCGTGTTGTGGGCACCGATTCCGTTCAGTTACCAGAGCATCAACTACGACCTGCGCGTACCCGCACCGGCCCCGCCATCGGCGGACAACTGGCTGGGCACCGACGACCAGGGCCGCGACGTGCTGGCGCGGGTGATCTACGGCTTCCGCATTTCGGTGCTGTTCGCCCTGACACTGACCGTGCTCAGCTCCATCGTCGGCGTGATCGCCGGTGCCCTGCAGGGTTTTTATGGCGGCTGGGTCGACCTGGCCGGGCAGCGCTTCCTGGAAGTCTGGTCGGGCCTGCCGGTGCTGTACCTGCTGATCATCCTCGCCAGCTTCGTGCAGCCCAACTTCTGGTGGTTGCTGGGCATCATGCTGCTGTTCTCGTGGATGAGCCTGGTGGATGTGGTGCGCGCCGAATTCCTGCGCGGGCGCAACCTGGAATACGTGCGCGCCGCCCGCGCGTTGGGGATGCGCAACGGCGCGATCATGTATCGGCACATCCTGCCCAACGCCATGATCTCGACCATGACCTTCATGCCGTTCATTCTCACCGGCGCGATCGGCACCCTCACCGCCCTGGACTTCCTCGGTTTCGGCCTGCCGCCGGGCGCACCGTCGCTGGGCGAGCTGGTAGCCCAGGGCAAGTCCAACCTGCAGGCCCCGTGGCTGGGCATCAGCGCCTTCGCCGTGCTGGCGCTGATGCTGAGCCTGCTGGTATTCATCGGCGAATCCGCCCGCGATGCCTTCGACCCGAGGAAGTGA
- a CDS encoding helix-turn-helix transcriptional regulator, whose product MNISPSFRNTPIGPMLKHWRVLNRVKQLHAAQMFGVCQSTISRWESGLQDAEPEQRARIEALLKARLSSAADHALARLVSDSSQPVHLVCDLTHRLLACSSSREAEFSVPVSDLLGVSLWPFATEEIASQEQRLAGIGWRDNLASPALEFSTGTNDSALVPIQHSLCRWTRFTLSDGSTARLVETLAHI is encoded by the coding sequence ATGAACATCTCACCTTCATTTCGCAACACCCCCATCGGCCCGATGCTAAAACACTGGCGCGTGCTGAACCGCGTCAAACAGCTGCACGCCGCGCAGATGTTCGGGGTGTGCCAGTCGACCATTTCTCGCTGGGAGTCAGGCTTGCAGGACGCCGAGCCCGAGCAGCGGGCGCGTATCGAAGCCTTGCTCAAAGCCAGGCTCAGCAGTGCCGCGGACCACGCACTGGCGCGCCTTGTGTCGGACAGTTCGCAACCTGTGCACCTGGTGTGCGACCTCACCCACCGCCTGCTGGCCTGCTCATCTTCCCGCGAGGCTGAGTTCAGCGTGCCCGTCAGTGACTTGCTGGGAGTCTCGCTATGGCCATTCGCAACAGAGGAAATCGCCAGCCAGGAGCAACGCTTGGCAGGCATCGGCTGGCGCGACAACCTGGCCTCCCCGGCGCTGGAGTTCTCCACCGGCACCAATGACTCGGCACTGGTACCCATCCAGCACAGCCTGTGCCGCTGGACCCGATTCACACTGTCGGATGGGTCGACTGCCAGGCTGGTCGAAACCCTGGCGCATATTTAA
- a CDS encoding extracellular solute-binding protein gives MTPTHRLRRLAGSLLLACLSLPALAAPQHALTLYDEPPKYPADFKHFDYVNPDAPKGGTFRQSSFGGFDSLNPFINKGVPAENIGSIYDTLMRQSQDEPFTEYGLVAGKIEKAPDNSWVRFYLRPEARFHDGHPMRADDVVFTFNALIKDGAPLYRQYYADVTEVVAEDPLKVLFKFKHKNNRELPLILGQLPVLPKHWYENRDFNRGNLEIPLGSGPYKVAEVKAGRSVRYERVKDYWAKDLPINRGFYNFDVMTFDSYRDTTVALEALKAGAFDYGLEVSAKNWATAYNVPAVRDGRLIKEELPNGNPTGMQGFIFNIRRPVFQDIRVRQALSLLLDYEWTNKQLFNGAYTRTGSYFENSEMAARGLPSPSELKILEPLRGKVPEQVFSEAFHNPVSDGSGMIREQQRQAYKLLQEAGWKIVDDKMVDAQGKPVSIEFLLAQTEFERILLPFKRNLADLGIDLNIRRVDVSQYITRLRSRDYDMIVGGYPQSNSPGNEQREFWSSAAADNPGSRNFIGLRDPAIDQLVEQLINADSRQSLIDHCRALDRVLLWGYYVIPNWHIKTWRVAYWNHIGHPKVSPKYDIGIDTWWIKPGVTPAVSETPADEAN, from the coding sequence ATGACGCCAACGCACCGACTGCGCCGGCTGGCCGGCAGCCTGTTGCTTGCCTGCCTGAGCCTTCCCGCCCTGGCCGCACCGCAGCACGCGCTCACCCTGTATGACGAACCGCCCAAGTACCCGGCCGACTTCAAGCACTTCGACTACGTCAACCCTGACGCACCCAAGGGCGGCACGTTCCGCCAATCCAGCTTCGGCGGTTTCGACAGCCTCAACCCGTTCATCAACAAGGGCGTGCCAGCCGAGAACATCGGCAGCATCTACGACACTCTGATGCGCCAGAGCCAGGACGAGCCATTCACCGAATACGGCCTAGTTGCCGGCAAGATCGAGAAAGCACCCGACAATAGCTGGGTACGCTTCTACTTGCGCCCGGAAGCCCGCTTCCATGACGGCCACCCGATGCGTGCCGACGACGTAGTGTTCACCTTCAACGCCCTGATAAAGGACGGTGCGCCGCTGTACCGCCAGTATTATGCCGACGTCACCGAAGTGGTCGCCGAAGACCCGCTGAAGGTGCTGTTCAAGTTCAAGCACAAGAACAACCGCGAGCTACCGCTGATTCTCGGCCAGTTGCCAGTACTGCCCAAGCACTGGTACGAAAACCGCGATTTCAACCGCGGCAACCTGGAAATTCCGCTGGGCAGCGGCCCGTACAAGGTCGCCGAGGTCAAGGCCGGGCGCTCGGTGCGCTACGAACGGGTCAAGGACTACTGGGCCAAGGATCTGCCGATCAACCGCGGCTTCTACAACTTCGACGTCATGACGTTCGACTCCTACCGTGACACCACCGTTGCCCTCGAGGCCCTCAAGGCCGGGGCTTTCGACTATGGCCTGGAAGTCAGCGCAAAAAACTGGGCCACCGCCTACAACGTGCCCGCCGTGCGCGACGGCCGGCTGATCAAGGAAGAGCTGCCCAACGGCAACCCCACCGGCATGCAGGGCTTCATCTTCAACATCCGTCGCCCGGTGTTCCAGGATATCCGCGTGCGCCAGGCGCTGAGCCTGCTACTGGACTATGAGTGGACCAACAAGCAGCTGTTCAACGGCGCCTATACCCGTACCGGCAGCTACTTCGAAAACTCGGAAATGGCCGCCCGCGGCCTGCCCAGCCCCAGCGAGCTGAAAATCCTCGAACCGCTGCGCGGCAAAGTGCCCGAGCAGGTGTTCAGCGAGGCCTTCCACAACCCGGTCAGCGATGGCAGCGGCATGATCCGCGAACAGCAGCGCCAGGCCTACAAGCTGCTGCAGGAAGCCGGCTGGAAAATCGTCGATGACAAGATGGTCGACGCCCAGGGCAAGCCGGTGAGCATCGAGTTCCTGCTGGCACAGACCGAGTTCGAACGCATCCTGCTGCCGTTCAAGCGCAACCTCGCCGACCTCGGCATCGACCTGAACATCCGCCGGGTCGACGTTTCCCAGTACATCACCCGCCTGCGCTCGCGCGACTACGACATGATCGTCGGTGGCTACCCGCAGTCCAACTCGCCAGGTAACGAGCAGCGCGAGTTCTGGTCCAGTGCCGCCGCCGACAACCCAGGCAGCCGCAACTTCATCGGCCTGCGCGACCCGGCCATCGACCAGCTGGTGGAACAGCTGATCAACGCCGATTCGCGCCAGAGCCTGATCGACCACTGCCGCGCCCTCGACCGCGTGTTGCTGTGGGGCTATTACGTGATCCCCAACTGGCACATCAAGACCTGGCGTGTGGCTTACTGGAACCACATCGGCCACCCGAAGGTATCGCCCAAATACGACATCGGCATCGACACCTGGTGGATCAAGCCCGGCGTGACGCCAGCGGTCAGCGAAACCCCTGCGGACGAGGCCAACTGA
- a CDS encoding HD domain-containing protein, with amino-acid sequence MPNHNLHGKLEFLRQAEKLKSVTRSAHTSTGRRESTAEHSWRLALLALVFEEELGDVDICKVLKLCLVHDLGEALSGDVPAPQAQATPNKSMSERHDLISMTSMLEPSMQDNIVALFDEYEAADSPEAKVVKALDKIETILQHTQGENPPGFDYAFNLEYGRRYTDALPFLAILRRTLDEETRKRMTR; translated from the coding sequence GTGCCGAATCACAACCTTCATGGAAAACTCGAATTCCTGCGCCAAGCCGAAAAGCTCAAGAGCGTGACACGCAGTGCCCACACGTCGACAGGCCGGCGGGAAAGCACGGCCGAGCACAGTTGGCGGCTGGCGTTGCTGGCGCTGGTGTTCGAGGAGGAGCTGGGTGATGTCGATATCTGCAAGGTGCTCAAGCTGTGCCTGGTTCATGACCTTGGGGAAGCGTTGAGTGGTGATGTTCCTGCACCGCAAGCGCAGGCAACGCCAAACAAGAGCATGAGTGAACGGCACGACCTGATCTCCATGACCTCGATGCTCGAACCCTCGATGCAGGACAACATCGTTGCCCTGTTCGACGAGTATGAAGCGGCGGACTCGCCAGAAGCCAAAGTGGTCAAGGCACTGGACAAGATCGAAACCATCCTGCAGCACACCCAGGGCGAAAACCCGCCTGGCTTCGACTACGCGTTCAACCTGGAATATGGCCGTCGCTATACCGATGCCTTACCGTTTCTGGCCATCTTGAGGCGCACACTCGATGAAGAAACACGCAAACGCATGACCCGCTAG
- a CDS encoding response regulator, whose translation MSQSATLLVIDDEPQIRKFLRISLASQGYKVLEAATGAQGLAQAALGKPDLVVLDLGLPDMDGQQVLRDLREWSAVPVLVLSVRASEVQKVDALDGGANDYVTKPFGIQEFLARVRALLRQVPVAGASEVAGSFGPLTVDFAFRRVTLEGVEVALTRKEYALLALLALHPGRVITQQQLLKEIWGPTHVEDTHYLRIVVGHLRQKLGDDPTAPRFIITEAGVGYRLMAPVA comes from the coding sequence ATGAGTCAGTCCGCCACCCTCCTGGTCATCGATGATGAACCGCAGATCCGCAAGTTCCTGCGCATCAGCCTGGCCTCGCAAGGCTACAAGGTGCTCGAGGCCGCCACCGGCGCGCAGGGGCTGGCCCAGGCCGCTTTGGGCAAGCCGGACCTGGTGGTGCTTGACCTGGGCCTGCCGGACATGGACGGCCAGCAGGTACTGCGTGACCTGCGTGAATGGAGCGCGGTGCCGGTGCTGGTGTTGTCGGTGCGCGCCAGTGAAGTACAGAAGGTCGATGCGCTGGATGGTGGCGCCAATGACTATGTGACCAAACCGTTCGGCATCCAGGAGTTTCTGGCGCGGGTGCGTGCCTTGCTGCGCCAGGTGCCGGTGGCCGGCGCTTCGGAAGTGGCAGGGAGTTTTGGGCCGTTGACCGTGGATTTTGCTTTTCGACGGGTGACGCTGGAGGGCGTCGAGGTGGCGCTGACGCGCAAGGAATATGCATTGCTGGCGTTATTGGCCCTGCATCCGGGGCGGGTGATTACCCAGCAGCAGTTGCTCAAGGAGATCTGGGGACCTACGCATGTGGAAGACACCCATTACCTGCGGATTGTGGTTGGGCATTTGCGCCAGAAGCTGGGGGATGACCCCACGGCGCCCCGGTTCATCATTACCGAGGCGGGGGTGGGGTACAGGTTAATGGCCCCGGTCGCTTGA
- a CDS encoding ABC transporter ATP-binding protein, with amino-acid sequence MSEHNLIEVRDLAVEFVTGDQTHRVVNGISFDIRKGETLALVGESGSGKSVTAHSLLRLLPYPLARHPSGSIRYEGKDLLQQNEKTMQRIRGNRIAMIFQEPMTSLNPLHCIEKQINEILLLHKGLTGKEATARTLELLEMVGIPEPRKRLKALPHELSGGQRQRVMIAMALANEPELLIADEPTTALDVTVQLKILDLLKNLQARLGMALLLISHDLNLVRRIAHRVCVMQHGQIVEQAECARLFSAPQHHYTQMLINAEPSGLPAHTPVGAPLLEVDDLKVWFPIKKGLLRRTVDHVKAVDGVNFSLPQGQTLGIVGESGSGKSTLGLAILRLISSQGGIRFHGQNLEGLNQKAVRPLRREMQVVFQDPFGSLSPRMCVADIVGEGLRIHGIGNAQEQEAAIVAALEEVGLDPRTRHRYPHEFSGGQRQRIAIARALVLKPALILLDEPTSALDRTVQRQVVELLRNLQQKYNLTYLFISHDLAVVKALSHQLMVIKHGHVVEQGDAQTIFHAPQHPYTRQLLEAAFLEVDAAS; translated from the coding sequence ATGAGTGAACATAACCTGATCGAAGTGCGCGACCTGGCGGTGGAGTTTGTCACCGGTGACCAGACCCACCGCGTGGTGAACGGCATCAGCTTCGACATCCGCAAGGGTGAGACACTGGCCCTGGTGGGCGAGAGTGGCTCGGGCAAATCGGTCACCGCGCACTCGCTCCTGCGCCTGCTGCCCTACCCCCTGGCCCGCCACCCCAGCGGCAGCATCCGCTACGAAGGCAAGGACCTGCTGCAGCAGAACGAGAAGACCATGCAGCGCATTCGCGGCAACCGCATTGCGATGATCTTCCAGGAGCCGATGACCTCGCTGAACCCGTTGCACTGCATCGAGAAGCAGATCAACGAAATCCTCCTGCTGCACAAGGGCCTGACCGGCAAAGAGGCCACGGCGCGCACCCTGGAGCTGCTGGAGATGGTCGGCATTCCCGAGCCACGCAAACGCCTCAAGGCCCTGCCCCACGAACTGTCCGGCGGGCAGCGCCAGCGAGTGATGATCGCCATGGCCCTGGCCAACGAGCCGGAACTGCTGATTGCGGATGAGCCGACCACGGCGCTGGACGTGACCGTGCAGTTGAAGATTCTCGACCTGCTGAAGAACCTGCAGGCGCGGCTGGGCATGGCCCTGCTGCTGATCAGCCATGACCTGAACCTGGTGCGGCGCATCGCCCACCGCGTGTGCGTGATGCAACACGGGCAGATTGTCGAGCAGGCCGAATGCGCCAGGCTGTTCAGCGCACCGCAGCACCACTACACACAGATGCTGATCAATGCCGAGCCCAGCGGGCTGCCGGCGCACACCCCCGTGGGCGCGCCGTTGCTGGAGGTGGATGACCTCAAGGTGTGGTTCCCGATCAAGAAGGGCCTGCTGCGGCGCACTGTCGACCATGTGAAGGCGGTGGACGGGGTCAACTTCAGCTTGCCGCAGGGTCAGACGCTGGGGATTGTCGGCGAGTCCGGGTCGGGCAAGTCGACGTTGGGCCTGGCGATCTTGAGGCTGATCTCCAGCCAGGGCGGCATTCGCTTCCATGGGCAGAACCTGGAAGGGCTGAACCAGAAGGCTGTGCGCCCTTTGCGCCGGGAAATGCAGGTAGTGTTCCAGGACCCGTTCGGCAGCCTGAGCCCGCGCATGTGCGTGGCGGATATCGTCGGTGAAGGATTGCGCATTCACGGCATTGGCAACGCGCAGGAACAGGAAGCGGCGATTGTTGCGGCCCTGGAGGAAGTGGGGCTGGACCCGCGCACGCGGCATCGCTATCCGCACGAATTTTCCGGTGGGCAGCGCCAGCGCATTGCGATTGCCCGGGCGTTGGTGTTGAAGCCGGCGTTGATTCTGCTGGATGAACCTACGTCGGCGCTGGACCGCACGGTGCAGCGGCAGGTGGTGGAACTGCTGCGCAACCTGCAGCAGAAGTACAACCTGACGTACCTGTTCATCAGCCATGACCTGGCGGTGGTCAAGGCGTTGAGTCACCAGTTGATGGTGATCAAGCATGGGCATGTGGTGGAGCAAGGGGACGCGCAGACGATCTTCCATGCGCCGCAGCATCCGTATACCCGGCAGTTGCTGGAGGCGGCGTTTTTGGAGGTGGATGCGGCCAGTTAG
- a CDS encoding NAD(P)/FAD-dependent oxidoreductase, which translates to MTITRRDFLNGVALTIGAGLTPLQLLQAAPSGRYYPPALTGLRGSHPGAFEVGHRMGWEKHLFDTENLAVKEQYDLVVVGGGISGLCAAWFYRQQHPTARVLIIENHDDFGGHAKRNEFQTGGQMILGYGGSEAFQSPKHLYSATVNGLLKQLNVDVDRFQSAFDRDFYPNLGLSRGVFFDKAGFGEAKLVSGDPTPMVADDIAPDKLNARSWRAFIGDFPLPEADRQALIDLHEAPRDYLEGNSLAEKQEYLAKTSYQDFLRKNVGLSKAATRYFLSRSNDFSALSIDAVAAADAYGLGFPGFAGMGLPPVSEELKAEMEEPYIYHFPDGNASLARLLVRSLIPGVAPGTNMDDIVLAPFDYTRLDLAQNPVNLRLNSTVVSVKNRDGGVDTAYSRAGQLHRVRTTHCVLACYNMMIPYLLRDLSTEQADALKQNVKFPLVYTKVLIRHWQSFIKLGVHEIYAPNQPYSRVKLDYPVDIGGYRHPRDPNQPIGLHMVHVPTTPNAGLDARSQARLGRSKLYAMSFEAMEGMVRDQLQAMLGPAGFDHNKDVQAITINRWPHGYSYSANSLFDDEQESEKLINLARQQVGNVAIANSDAAWNAYAHAAIDEAWRAVNELR; encoded by the coding sequence ATGACCATCACCCGACGCGACTTCCTCAATGGCGTGGCCCTCACCATTGGTGCGGGCCTCACCCCACTGCAACTGCTCCAGGCCGCCCCCTCCGGCCGCTACTACCCCCCTGCCCTCACCGGCCTGCGCGGCAGCCACCCAGGCGCGTTCGAGGTCGGTCACCGGATGGGCTGGGAGAAGCACTTGTTCGATACCGAGAACCTGGCGGTAAAAGAGCAATATGATCTGGTCGTGGTGGGTGGCGGCATCAGTGGCCTCTGCGCTGCCTGGTTCTATCGGCAGCAGCACCCGACGGCGCGCGTGCTTATTATCGAGAACCATGACGACTTCGGCGGCCACGCCAAACGCAACGAGTTCCAGACGGGCGGCCAGATGATCCTTGGCTATGGCGGCAGCGAAGCCTTCCAGTCACCCAAGCACCTCTACAGCGCCACGGTGAATGGCTTGCTGAAGCAACTGAACGTCGATGTGGACCGTTTCCAGAGCGCCTTCGACAGAGACTTCTACCCCAACCTTGGCCTGTCTCGTGGCGTGTTCTTCGACAAGGCCGGTTTCGGCGAAGCCAAGCTGGTCAGCGGTGACCCCACGCCTATGGTTGCCGATGACATTGCCCCGGACAAACTCAATGCCCGCAGCTGGCGCGCCTTCATTGGCGACTTCCCGCTGCCCGAGGCCGACCGCCAGGCATTGATCGACTTGCACGAAGCGCCAAGGGATTACCTGGAGGGCAACAGCCTCGCAGAGAAACAGGAGTACCTGGCCAAGACCAGCTACCAGGACTTCCTGCGCAAGAATGTGGGCCTCAGCAAAGCCGCCACCCGCTACTTCCTCAGCCGCAGCAACGACTTTTCAGCCCTGAGCATCGACGCCGTGGCCGCCGCCGACGCTTACGGCCTGGGCTTCCCCGGTTTTGCCGGCATGGGTCTGCCGCCCGTCAGCGAAGAGTTGAAAGCAGAGATGGAAGAGCCCTACATCTACCACTTCCCCGACGGCAACGCCTCGTTGGCACGTCTGCTGGTCCGCAGCCTGATCCCCGGTGTGGCACCCGGCACCAACATGGATGACATCGTCCTGGCGCCCTTCGACTACACCAGGCTGGACCTAGCGCAAAACCCGGTAAACCTGCGGCTCAACAGCACCGTGGTGAGCGTGAAGAACCGCGACGGCGGCGTTGATACAGCCTACAGCCGGGCCGGCCAGTTACACCGGGTTCGAACCACGCACTGCGTGCTGGCTTGCTACAACATGATGATCCCGTACCTGCTGCGCGACCTCTCCACCGAACAGGCAGACGCGCTGAAGCAGAACGTGAAGTTCCCGCTGGTGTATACCAAAGTGCTCATTCGTCACTGGCAGAGCTTCATCAAACTGGGCGTGCATGAAATCTACGCGCCGAATCAGCCGTACAGCCGCGTCAAACTGGATTACCCGGTGGACATCGGCGGCTACCGTCATCCGCGCGACCCCAACCAGCCCATCGGCCTGCACATGGTCCACGTGCCCACCACCCCCAACGCGGGCCTGGATGCCCGCAGCCAGGCCCGCCTTGGCCGCAGCAAGCTTTACGCCATGAGCTTCGAAGCGATGGAGGGCATGGTGCGTGATCAGCTGCAGGCCATGCTGGGGCCGGCCGGCTTCGACCACAACAAGGACGTGCAGGCGATTACCATCAACCGTTGGCCGCACGGTTACTCGTACTCTGCCAACAGCCTGTTCGATGATGAGCAAGAGAGCGAAAAGCTGATCAACCTGGCCCGCCAGCAGGTTGGCAATGTTGCCATTGCCAACTCCGATGCAGCCTGGAATGCCTATGCACATGCGGCCATCGATGAGGCATGGCGTGCGGTGAATGAGCTGCGCTGA
- a CDS encoding LysR family transcriptional regulator — translation MAFTSDSLAIFLAVLEAGSFSAAARKLGRVPSAVSMAIAQLEAELDLVLFDRATRKALPTSAALALEPQARQVICQLNLLDAQALQLHKGLEKRLTIAMAPELQTGRWSQPLETLAQEFPSLEIEVRSATQAEAIRLLHDGSVQLALVFERPGIDERESFLEAGSQLLVAVASPRHPAGQNSGTPLPEEAFAEQRQIIVASGKATGSDPRMVLSRRIWLTDSYLATLDLVQSGLGWAYLPQPLVEPLIASGALAEVRFDNMASRLRLWVDIIWVKSRPLGLGARRYLDVMRQCFETESPRA, via the coding sequence ATGGCCTTTACCAGCGACTCCCTGGCAATTTTCCTCGCGGTGCTGGAGGCAGGCTCGTTCTCCGCCGCCGCGCGCAAGCTGGGGCGTGTGCCTTCGGCGGTGAGCATGGCCATCGCCCAACTGGAGGCGGAGCTGGACCTGGTACTGTTCGACCGGGCCACGCGCAAAGCCTTGCCCACCAGCGCCGCCCTGGCCCTGGAACCCCAGGCCAGGCAGGTGATCTGCCAGCTCAACCTGCTCGATGCCCAGGCCCTGCAACTGCACAAGGGCCTGGAAAAGCGCCTGACCATCGCCATGGCGCCCGAACTGCAAACCGGCCGCTGGAGCCAGCCACTGGAAACCCTCGCCCAGGAATTTCCCAGCCTGGAAATCGAGGTGCGCTCGGCCACCCAGGCCGAAGCCATCCGCCTGCTGCATGACGGCAGCGTGCAACTGGCACTGGTCTTCGAACGGCCTGGCATCGACGAGCGCGAGTCATTCCTGGAGGCCGGCAGCCAATTGCTGGTGGCCGTCGCCTCGCCCCGCCACCCGGCCGGGCAGAACAGCGGCACGCCGTTACCTGAAGAGGCGTTCGCCGAACAGCGGCAGATCATCGTGGCGTCCGGCAAGGCCACCGGGTCGGACCCGCGCATGGTGCTGTCGCGGCGCATCTGGCTGACCGACAGCTACCTGGCCACGCTGGACCTGGTGCAGTCAGGGCTCGGTTGGGCCTACCTGCCGCAGCCGTTGGTCGAGCCGTTGATTGCTTCGGGCGCGCTGGCGGAGGTGCGCTTCGACAACATGGCCAGCCGATTGCGGTTGTGGGTGGACATCATCTGGGTCAAGTCGCGACCGCTCGGCCTGGGGGCGAGACGCTACCTGGACGTCATGCGCCAATGCTTTGAAACAGAATCGCCGAGGGCCTGA
- a CDS encoding microcin C ABC transporter permease YejB — protein sequence MLAYILRRLLLIIPTLFGILIINFIIVQAAPGGPVEQMIAKLEGFEGATSRIAGGGAEVSVAGSNYRGAQGLDPALIAEIERMYGFDKSPPERLWIMIKNYARLDFGDSFFRDAKVIDLIIEKMPVSISLGLWSTLIMYLVSIPLGIAKAVRHGSHFDVWTSSAIIVGYAIPAFLFAILLIVLFAGGSYFDWFPLRGLTSNNFDELSTTGKVLDYFWHLVLPITALVIGNFATMTLLTKNSFLDEINKQYVVTAKAKGLSRSRVLYGHVFRNAMLLVIAGFPSAFIGIFFTGSLLIEVIFSLDGLGLMSFEAAINRDYPVVFGTLFIFTLLGLVVKLIGDLTYTLVDPRIDFASREH from the coding sequence ATGCTGGCCTACATCCTGCGCCGTCTGCTGCTGATCATCCCGACCCTGTTCGGCATCCTGATCATCAATTTCATCATCGTCCAGGCCGCCCCCGGTGGCCCGGTCGAGCAGATGATCGCCAAGCTCGAAGGCTTCGAAGGCGCCACCAGCCGCATTGCCGGCGGCGGCGCCGAAGTGTCCGTGGCCGGCTCCAATTACCGTGGCGCCCAAGGCCTGGATCCGGCACTGATCGCCGAGATCGAACGCATGTACGGCTTCGACAAGTCGCCGCCCGAGCGCCTGTGGATCATGATCAAGAACTACGCCCGGCTGGACTTCGGCGACAGCTTCTTCCGCGATGCCAAGGTCATCGACCTGATCATCGAAAAGATGCCAGTGTCGATCTCGCTGGGTCTGTGGAGCACGCTGATCATGTACCTGGTGTCGATCCCGCTGGGCATCGCCAAGGCCGTACGCCACGGCAGCCATTTCGACGTGTGGACCAGTTCGGCGATCATCGTCGGCTACGCCATTCCGGCGTTCCTGTTCGCCATCCTGCTGATCGTGCTGTTCGCCGGCGGCAGCTACTTCGACTGGTTCCCGCTGCGTGGCCTCACTTCCAACAACTTCGACGAGCTGAGCACCACCGGCAAGGTGCTGGACTACTTCTGGCACCTGGTGTTGCCGATCACCGCGCTGGTGATCGGCAACTTCGCCACCATGACCTTGCTGACCAAGAACAGCTTCCTCGACGAAATCAACAAGCAATACGTAGTCACTGCCAAGGCCAAGGGCCTGAGCCGGTCACGGGTACTGTATGGCCACGTGTTCCGCAACGCCATGCTGCTGGTGATTGCCGGTTTCCCCTCGGCGTTCATCGGCATCTTCTTCACCGGCTCCTTGCTGATCGAGGTGATCTTCAGCCTCGACGGCCTTGGCCTGATGAGTTTCGAGGCGGCCATCAACCGCGACTACCCGGTGGTCTTCGGTACCCTGTTCATCTTCACCCTGCTGGGGCTGGTGGTGAAACTGATCGGCGACCTGACCTACACCCTGGTCGATCCACGCATCGACTTCGCCAGCCGGGAGCACTGA